AAAAGAAGCGCAAGCTGCTGCCGCGGATATGCTGTCCGAGATAAATCGAGGCGTATTCAAAGAAGAAACCAAAATGACTTTTGAAGAATTAGCGGACAAGTGGTTGAAATATTATAGTTCTCATGGAAAACCAAAAAAAGATGGTACGATCCGAATCAGAACTAATGAAAAAGAAAACTTGTCACCATTCTTTGCAAAGCTCAATGCAGCTTCAATCACTGAACAAATGTATCAGGATGCACTCATAAGTCTACAGAATAAACTAGCAGACAATACGTTATCAGGTGTACACTCAACCGGCAGAATGATATTTTCATACGGTTTAAAAATTGGGGCTTTGAAAACAGATCCTACATCAACTGCTTTTGTGCCTAAGCGTCAGAAAACAGTCCAAGAGCTTGAAGAAAATAACGAGCTACCTAAGTATTTAGAAAGGGATGAACTCGTCCATTTTCTACAGATCGCTCAAGACCATGGATTGGATAATGATTTTGAAACCTTTAATACATTGGCCTATACAGGCGTGAGAGTCGGTGAGTTATGTGCATTAAAAAGACTGGATGTCAACTTCGAAGATGACAAGATAAGAATAACGAAAACTCTATATAACCCAAATAATAATTACGCTCTTTACAAACTCAACACACCTAAAACTGTATCATCGGTTCGCGAAATAGATGTTGATCACGAAATCATTATAGGATTCCAAAACTTGTTAACCATTCAACAAATAGAGAAATCAAAAAGACCAAAAACTTATCACGACCAAGGTTTCATATTCGCAAGAATCGGTAAATTCGCTGGATATCCTCAAGTAATAAAAATGGTTGAACTTCGGATGAAGCGATTACTAAAACTAGCTGGCCTAAATCCCGATCTTACCCCCCACTCACTTCGCCACACTCATACATCACTATTAGCTGAAGCCGGAGCCACTCTTGAACAAATCATGCAGCGGTTAGGACATGCAAACGATGAGATAACACGCAGAATATATCTTCATATAACTAAGCCAAAAAGAAAAGAGGCTGCTCAAAAGTTCAGCGAACTAATGAGAGCCTCAAAAAAATCTGATCAGAGTTAACAAAATGTTAACAAATCAATATAGCAATCCATCAAACCCTTGGTGCAACAAGGGTTTTTTGGTTTATTACATCATGCCGCCCATTCCGCCCATGCCGCCCATGTCAGGCATTGTAGCCTTTTCTGGTTCTGGCTTGTCAGCGATAACTGCTTCAGTAGTCAGGAACATAGCCGCTACGGAAGCAGCGTTTTGCAATGCATAACGAGTTACTTTCGCAGGGTCAACGATACCTGCGTCAATCATGTTTACCCACTCACCAGTAGCTGCGTTGAAACCAACGCCTACTTCTTCGCGTTTCAGACGCTCAACGATAACAGAGCCTTCTTCGCCTGCATTAGCAGCAATTGTACGGATTGGAGCTTCCAGAGCGCGCAACACGATGTTGACGCCTGTTTGCTCGTCGCCTTGCAGCTCAACAGCAGCAACTGCATTGTATACGTTCAGGAGCGCTACACCACCACCGGATACGATACCTTCTTCAACCGCAGCACGGGTTGCGTTCAGAGCATCTTCGATGCGCAGTTTGCGTTCTTTCAATTCTGTTTCAGTAGCCGCACCGACTTTGATTACTGCTACGCCGCCGGACAATTTAGCCAGACGCTCTTGCAGTTTCTCTTTGTCGAACTCTGAAGTAGTTTCTTCCAGTTGCGTGCGGATTTGGCTAACACGAGCGTCGATGTCGGCTTTGTTTCCAGCACCGTCAACCACAATCGTGTTTTCTTTTGTAATACGCACTTGACGTGCTGTACCCAGTTGGTCCACAGAAGCTGTTTTCAGGTCCAGACCCAGTTCTTCTGTGATTACTTGGCCGCCTGTCAGGGCAGCGATATCTTGCAGCATTGCTTTACGACGGTCACCAAAGCCAGGAGCTTTAACAGCTACAGCATTGAATGTACCACGCAGCTTGTTGACAACGAGCATAGCCAGCGCTTCGCCTTCGATGTCTTCAGCGATCAGAACGAGTGGCTTGCCTTGTTGTACGATTTTTTCAAGCAATGGCAGGATTTCTTGTGTGTTTGTGATTTTCTTGTCAGTAATCAAGATATATGGATTGTCCAGTACAGCTTCCATTTTGTCCGTATCTGTAATCATGTACGGAGAAATGTAGCCACGGTCAAACTGCATACCTTCAACTACTTCCAGTTCTGTTGCAAAACCGCGGGATTCTTCAACAGTGATGACACCGTCTTTGCCCACTTTTTCCATAGCTTCAGCGATCAGTTCGCCTACTTCATCATCAGCAGCGGAAATACCAGCTACTTGAGCAATGGATTGTTTGCTTTCGATTGGTTTGGAGATAGCTTGCAGTTCAGCAACTGCTGCTTTAACCGCTTTGTCGATCCCTTTACGGATACCGATTGGGCTTGCGCCAGCAGTTACGTTTTTCAAACCTTCAGTGATGAGGGCTTGAGCCAAAACAGTAGCCGTAGTCGTACCGTCACCAGCTACATCGTTTGTTTTGGTTGCTACTTCTTTAACCAGTTGAGCGCCCATGTTTTCGAACGCGTCTTCCAGCTCGATTTCTTTTGCAATCGTTACACCGTCATTAGTGATGAGCGGGCTACCGAATTTTTTCTCCAGTACAACGTTACGGCCTTTCGGTCCGAGTGTTACTTTAACAGCGTTAGCCAATGCATCTACCCCGCGCAGCATGGAGCGGCGAGCGTCTTCACTGAATTTAATGTCTTTAGCCATTTGTGATAAACCTCCCTATGGATTATGAATGATTTGTTTCAATTCCTATATTTAGGTCTTGTCCGGGTCCCGGTTAACCGATGATCGCGTGGATATCGCTTTCTTTCATAATCAAATATTCTTTACCTTCATATTTGATTTCCGTTCCAGCGTATTTGGAGAAAATGACACGGTCGCCTTCTTTTACTTCCAGAGGAATACGGGCACCGTCTTTCAATGCGCCTGCGCCAACCGCGATAATTTTGCCTTCTTGCGGCTTTTCCTTGGCAGAGTCAGGAAGTACGATTCCGAAGGAAGTCGTTGTTTCTTGCTCAATTGCTTCCACCAATACGCGTTCACCCAAAGGTTTGATCATGAAAAATAGCCTCCTTATTAAGTGTTTATCCTGTAATTTGGTTGTTATGTTGTATGTATTAGCACTCAACAGTCGTCAGTGCTAACAACCAACTTTATGATACTCAACTTGAGATTGAATTTCAAGTCCCTAATGTATTTTTTATGGGAATTTTTATGGGCAGCCATTCTCGATTATATCCACCTATCCTAAAAATAACCGTTAACTCAAGGCTAATGGTTATTTTTAAGACAGCTATGTTGATCAATTTTAGAGAAATTAGTTATTGAGCCGTTCAGGCCCTGCTTATTATTCCGCAGCTACACGCAATTGGGCCTCCTGTTCCTCCTGTGCACGCAGTTGCTTGCGGTACACGACTGATGACAAGTATACACTCGCTTCATACAGCACCAGCAACGGAATCGCCACCAAAAAATCGGATATAAAATCCGGCGGAGTGATAACAACAGCGACAAAAACAAGCAGGAAATAAGAAATCTTCCGCCATTTGCGAAGCCTCATCGGGGTTAATACACGAATCCCTGTCAGAAACATGATCAGCAGGGGGAGTTCAAACAGCAACGCTACAGGCAACACAATATTAAACATAAAGGTGAAATATTGCGCAATACCGTACGTTTCCTGCAATCCCATACTTTTGGTGACGGACGATGTAAACTGAATCGCCATCGGGAAAATAATGAAATAAGCAAAAGCTGCGCCAATAATGAACAAAAGCAGCACATAAGGCACATATCGCAAGGTTGCACTCCGTTCTTGCGGCCTTAATCCCGGGCTGACAAACTTCCACAATTGGTAGCATGCAAATGGTAACGCCACTGCAATCCCAATGATCATGGCGATCTTCATGTAGATACCGATTCCGTCCCAAAAGGAAAATGCATTTAACTGAAAAGCTTGCGCCGAACCGGAGCGAATAAGCCAGTTATAGACAGAACCCGCCGCGAACAATCCACCAACCAGCGCCAATACAAATACAATCAGCACATAAATTATTCGTCGACGAAGCTCACCCAGATGTTCCATTAGCGGCATTTCATGCTCTGATGGGGTCAAGCCTATTCCTCCTTTCTGAACGGCACGCAGCAGCGCCTCCTAAAAAATAAAGCCCTTCACTGAAGAAGAGGCTCATGTTTATTATACAAGCAGCAAAAATGAATAACTAAATCTATGACAAGCGTTTATCCTCAGGCTGAGGTTGAACTTCTGACGTCGTCTGTGATGCTTGGACCACACTATCTTTGCTTTCTTTACGCCCAGTCCGTTCATCTTCAGATAAAATATCGCGTGCCCCGTTTTTAAATTCACGGAATGTACGCCCTACAGCTCGGCCCAGCTCAGGCAGCTTGTTCGGACCAAATAGCAGCAGCGCCAGAATAATTAACAAAATATAACCCGGTGCTCCAATATTGGGCATGTGTAGTAATCCTCCTTATGTTGACGGACAAAATGATAACCTCTGTCCATATTCGGCCATATAAATTCTTACAGGTATCATACCACACACACGGGCTGCCTTCTACCGGAACTGACCTGTCACCATGAGCAACGCTTCCGGGAGCTGATCCATAATTGCTGCCAAGTTTTCATGCACGCCTTTGGGCGTTCCTGGCAAATTAACAATCAATGTACGTCCGCGTATCCCCACGATTCCACGAAAAAGCATGGCCGCCGGATTTTTCTGCATCACGATCATTCTCATGGCTTCCGCCATACCTGGCACTTCCCGTTCCACGACCCGTCTGGTCGCCTCAGGCGTCACATCACGGATCGCCAGTTCGGTTCCGCCCGTAGTTAGCACCAAGTCTGCATGAAAATAATCGGTCATTTCGATTAAAGCTGCAATAATCTCATCCGGTTCATCGGGAACGATCCGGTATTCCACAATCTCTCCGCCCAGTTCTTCTTCGACGAGTTCCCGGATGACCTGTGCGCTTGTATCCTCACGCTCTCCCCTTGCCCCTTTATCACTGGCTGTTAGGATCGCCGTTTTCCACACCATAAGATCACCCTTCTCCTATCATGAAAGAATACTTTCTCTTCTGAAAATCAGAAACAGCCACGCTGCATCCTCCATCACATCACAGTACCCTCTCGGCGACAATGTTGTCTATGTCAAGGTTTCCGGTGGTCCTCCCTTTGAAAATCCCCATGCTTGCCACCCGTTTTGGATTGCAGCATGGTAGGGCCGATGATCATATCTTTTTGCAGCGCCTTGCACATATCATACACGGTTAACGCTGCGGCTGAAGCCGCTGTCAAAGCTTCCATTTCTACACCCGTCTTACCCTCGGTCTTCACTTCAACTTCAATATGAAGTACATCATGTCCATTATCGGAAAAAGTAATGTTCACGCCTGTCAGAGCCAGCGGATGACACATCGGTATCCAGTCTGACGTTTTTTTCGCGCCTTGAATCCCCGCGACCTGGGCCACAGCAAGAACATCACCTTTGCCGATTCTGCCTTCTTTTACAGCCGTCAATGTAGCCGGGTTCATCGTAATCTGAGTCACGGCGACTGCTGTACGAACCGTAGACGTTTTGCCCGAAATATCTACCATACGAGCTCGTCCCTGTTCGTTAAAATGAGTAAAGGAATCCACGACTCCCTCACAGCTCCTTTCACATACCCAACTTTACTTCATTCATCATTTGTCGATTTTGCATGATTACAATCTAAGCGTCCTTCAGGTGTAAACAGCAGGTCCACTCGCAAATCTCCTGGCTCCATGGGTACTTGTGCCAACAATTGTCCCGGCAGCAGCAGCGAGACATAAAGCGGACCTACAGAGCCGTTATTACGCTTCTCTGCCTCTACCTGTGCGGTAAAGCGATCATAGTAGCCTCCGCCATAGCCGATTCTGCCTCCACGACGATCAAAGGCCAAGCCGGGCACAACAACCCAGTCGATTCCCGTCCACATTTCAGGCAACCATTCCTTGCATGTCAATGCAGGCTCAGGGATGTTCCATACGCCGGGCACCATATTTTCATACTGATCCATCTCCCTCAGCTCCATGGTTCGGGTTACCGAATCCACTCTCGGGGCCAAGACACGATCTCCCTGTGACCAGCAATGCTCAATGAGGGGAGTCGTAGAAATCTCGCTGCCAAAAGAGAGATAACTAAATAATGTTAGCTTATCCCCGTTTCTGTCTATTCTAAGCTGCTCCCATGCCTCGATTGCATGCCGACAGGCCACAGCCGATGCCTTCTGCCTTGTCAGCGGGTCCATGGAGTCACGCGCTTCCCGTTGCTGTACACGCAGCGCGTTCTTCACATTACAGACATCCACATATCCGCCCTCCCGCACAATCGTCGATAATCATCAAAACGTTGCAATTGTCCCATTTGTCAGTAAGTGCTGTACGTTGCAAGTTTTTTTCATTCTTTTTCACTTCTCGTTTAAGTTTATCATTGTTTATACAAATTGACTATACGAGGCTCAAGGGTTTCGGGGGTGAAAGCAGTGCAATAGTGGGTAATTTCATGTAAACTGGAAGGAAGGTACCTGCGAAAAAGGCAGGAAGAA
This window of the Paenibacillus polymyxa genome carries:
- a CDS encoding tyrosine-type recombinase/integrase, whose protein sequence is MISIGTDPKTGKRKQKGKGGFKTKKEAQAAAADMLSEINRGVFKEETKMTFEELADKWLKYYSSHGKPKKDGTIRIRTNEKENLSPFFAKLNAASITEQMYQDALISLQNKLADNTLSGVHSTGRMIFSYGLKIGALKTDPTSTAFVPKRQKTVQELEENNELPKYLERDELVHFLQIAQDHGLDNDFETFNTLAYTGVRVGELCALKRLDVNFEDDKIRITKTLYNPNNNYALYKLNTPKTVSSVREIDVDHEIIIGFQNLLTIQQIEKSKRPKTYHDQGFIFARIGKFAGYPQVIKMVELRMKRLLKLAGLNPDLTPHSLRHTHTSLLAEAGATLEQIMQRLGHANDEITRRIYLHITKPKRKEAAQKFSELMRASKKSDQS
- the groL gene encoding chaperonin GroEL (60 kDa chaperone family; promotes refolding of misfolded polypeptides especially under stressful conditions; forms two stacked rings of heptamers to form a barrel-shaped 14mer; ends can be capped by GroES; misfolded proteins enter the barrel where they are refolded when GroES binds); translation: MAKDIKFSEDARRSMLRGVDALANAVKVTLGPKGRNVVLEKKFGSPLITNDGVTIAKEIELEDAFENMGAQLVKEVATKTNDVAGDGTTTATVLAQALITEGLKNVTAGASPIGIRKGIDKAVKAAVAELQAISKPIESKQSIAQVAGISAADDEVGELIAEAMEKVGKDGVITVEESRGFATELEVVEGMQFDRGYISPYMITDTDKMEAVLDNPYILITDKKITNTQEILPLLEKIVQQGKPLVLIAEDIEGEALAMLVVNKLRGTFNAVAVKAPGFGDRRKAMLQDIAALTGGQVITEELGLDLKTASVDQLGTARQVRITKENTIVVDGAGNKADIDARVSQIRTQLEETTSEFDKEKLQERLAKLSGGVAVIKVGAATETELKERKLRIEDALNATRAAVEEGIVSGGGVALLNVYNAVAAVELQGDEQTGVNIVLRALEAPIRTIAANAGEEGSVIVERLKREEVGVGFNAATGEWVNMIDAGIVDPAKVTRYALQNAASVAAMFLTTEAVIADKPEPEKATMPDMGGMGGMGGMM
- the groES gene encoding co-chaperone GroES is translated as MIKPLGERVLVEAIEQETTTSFGIVLPDSAKEKPQEGKIIAVGAGALKDGARIPLEVKEGDRVIFSKYAGTEIKYEGKEYLIMKESDIHAIIG
- the tatC gene encoding twin-arginine translocase subunit TatC, coding for MTPSEHEMPLMEHLGELRRRIIYVLIVFVLALVGGLFAAGSVYNWLIRSGSAQAFQLNAFSFWDGIGIYMKIAMIIGIAVALPFACYQLWKFVSPGLRPQERSATLRYVPYVLLLFIIGAAFAYFIIFPMAIQFTSSVTKSMGLQETYGIAQYFTFMFNIVLPVALLFELPLLIMFLTGIRVLTPMRLRKWRKISYFLLVFVAVVITPPDFISDFLVAIPLLVLYEASVYLSSVVYRKQLRAQEEQEAQLRVAAE
- a CDS encoding twin-arginine translocase TatA/TatE family subunit, translated to MPNIGAPGYILLIILALLLFGPNKLPELGRAVGRTFREFKNGARDILSEDERTGRKESKDSVVQASQTTSEVQPQPEDKRLS
- a CDS encoding MogA/MoaB family molybdenum cofactor biosynthesis protein produces the protein MVWKTAILTASDKGARGEREDTSAQVIRELVEEELGGEIVEYRIVPDEPDEIIAALIEMTDYFHADLVLTTGGTELAIRDVTPEATRRVVEREVPGMAEAMRMIVMQKNPAAMLFRGIVGIRGRTLIVNLPGTPKGVHENLAAIMDQLPEALLMVTGQFR
- the moaC gene encoding cyclic pyranopterin monophosphate synthase MoaC; the protein is MDSFTHFNEQGRARMVDISGKTSTVRTAVAVTQITMNPATLTAVKEGRIGKGDVLAVAQVAGIQGAKKTSDWIPMCHPLALTGVNITFSDNGHDVLHIEVEVKTEGKTGVEMEALTAASAAALTVYDMCKALQKDMIIGPTMLQSKTGGKHGDFQREDHRKP
- a CDS encoding 5-formyltetrahydrofolate cyclo-ligase — encoded protein: MDVCNVKNALRVQQREARDSMDPLTRQKASAVACRHAIEAWEQLRIDRNGDKLTLFSYLSFGSEISTTPLIEHCWSQGDRVLAPRVDSVTRTMELREMDQYENMVPGVWNIPEPALTCKEWLPEMWTGIDWVVVPGLAFDRRGGRIGYGGGYYDRFTAQVEAEKRNNGSVGPLYVSLLLPGQLLAQVPMEPGDLRVDLLFTPEGRLDCNHAKSTNDE